CCAAAAGCGTAGTGGCTTTTTCTTCATGGAGAGGATGAAGGTATATGTTAAGTGTGTTTGAATTTCTGTTGATCGGTCTGGCCAGCTTCCGTTTGACCCGTTTGTTGGTCGCGGACTATATCTTTGAATGGCTCCGGAAACCGTTTATGGAAACAAAAATCGTCAAGAATGAAGAGGGAATCGAGGAAGAGTGGATTGAACCGAAAGGGTTTATCGGGGAAGGTCTCAGCTGCCAGTGGTGTGTCGGTGTCTGGTCCTCGCTGCTAATGCTTCTCTTCTATATGATTGTTCCTTACGGAGAATGGCTCATCTGGCTGTTAGCCGTCGCCGGGATCCAGTCGATGTTGTACCTGTGGACCGATCGGCTGTGAGTGAGGAAAAAAAGGATAAGACGTTATTTGATGTATTGCAGGAAATAAATATGGAAACGTCGAAAAACTATGGCATCATCCGTCAACCGGAGAAGAAATTCGGCCAGTGGGAGAAGGACTTCCAAGCCTGGGAGGGGCGCTTCGATAAGCGGATGACGGACATGGAAGCTTTCCTGAATAAGCAAATAGGAAAAATGGAAGGGTTCTTTGAGTGAGTAGCATAGGCGGAATGCGGGTATAGAAAGAAAAGGAGGGAGCAGGATGGGATATATTCTGCCGGTCCATTTCTATCAGTATCAGGATTATCAGGAACGGGTCGTGGAAGCACACCGGACTTCATATGGCATAGAGAAGGTTTTTCAGGCGGACCTCGCATCAAAGCTCCGACACGGTGATCATCCGGAGGTAGAAAAGCAGAAGTATGAACCGCTCTCAACGCTATACACATCCGGCCGCTTTCATGCATCCGAGCAGCCGTCTCCGAAGAAAGTGGAGAATGTTTTCTCGGAAATGACAGGAAAAGGACGCCGTTTCAGCGAAGAAGTATGAAAACGCTGAAAGGGTGGAGGACGTGTCATTTACTGCGATGAACGACCATTGTTTCTACTGGAAAGGTTCCGTCAATATCGGCTATGTAAATAAAGGGGAGAGTGGCCTGCTTATAGACGCGGGACTCGACCGCTCTTCTATAAAAAAGGTGCTCAAGGAGATCAGGAAAAGGGATCTTCCATTGACGCACCTTTTTATTACGCACGCACACGCGGATCATTACGGAGGCGCATCGTATGTGCAGGAACAGTATGATGTCCATACGATGGCTGCTCCGCTTGAAGAGGCTGTCTTACGCTATCCGCAGCTGGAGCCGCTCTATTTGTCCGGTGGCAACGATCCGGTTCCAGAGCTCAATAATAAGTTTCTGCAGGGACCGCCAGTTCGGATAGACGATGTGGTAGGTGCAGGGAAATTTCCAATAGGGGAGATGGAAGGGGAGGCGTTTTTTCTTCCGGGCCACAGCTATCATCAGCTCGGTATTAAAGTGGAAGGGGTGTTATATGCGGCCGACAGCTATTTCGGCATCGATACCTTACATAAGCACAAAATCCCTTATTTAACAGATGCACATGCTGCTTTGGAGAGTCTTCGGCAGCTTCGGGATATCCCATGTGAAGGATCCCTTCCGGGGCACGGGGAGTATGAAACAGATCATACGGCTGTAATCGATGCAAATATCGCCTATCATGAAGGAATTCTCCATTGGCTGCATCGATTTATCAGAGGCCGTGACGGAGTATCCCAGGAAGAGGTGATCACGGCGATGTGCAGCCGGTACGAAGTGGAAACGAAGGGGCTTTCCCAGTTTCTTTTATATCGGACGGCCGTAACGGCCTATTTGATCGGATTAAAAAAAGCGGGCCTCATCGAGGACCGCGTGGAGGGGAACCGCTGGATGTTCCACTCTGCTTCACATGCTGAGAATATATAACTGTTTGTCGCCGTCTGTATACTCTGCATACATGATTTCCTTAGGCTCGTTGTAATTCTGTGCCTTCAGCTGGCGTTCGAGCCAGGCTTCGTCAAAACCAGCTTCCATCAGGTTGTCCCATATAATCTCACCGTCGCTGATGATTGTCCTCGGCAGCGGCACCTCTTCCGGTGTCAGTTTCATATCGTCCCTCGTCACGTTCTGAAACTGTGATGCTTTCAAAACTGACATCGTACCGTCCGTTTCCAAAAGAGCATACTGGACTTCCTTCATGGAAAACACGTCTTTCGAACGAAGCAGGTGTTGGAGCTGGTCGAGGTCGAGTTTGTTTTTCTTCAACTGCTCTCTGTCGATTTTTCCTTTGTAGATGATCAGGGAGGGCATACCTTCAAGCAGTTTCCTTGTCCCTTTGAACTTCTCTGTGATGATTTCCGTCGTATAGATAAGAATGCTCCATAAGAGGATGGCATACCCGATATCAAGGACGCCGACTTCCGGATCATAGAGAGCATTACCGACCAGCTCCCCTAGGACAAGAGCCGCGATGAAGTCGAACGCCGTAATCTGTGTAATTTGGGATTTACCGAGTACTTTTGTCATGATGAAGAGGGCGACAAAGCCGAACAGTGTTTCTATTGTGATGTTTATATAATCCATATTGTCACGATCCCTTATAACTTCTTATACGCTCCATTGTAGTCAAAAAAATGTATGCTTAAACAGAAGTAGAAGGCAAAAGAAAAGCCGCCGGGAAAGGCGGCTTTTTCTAGCTTAGTTTTTTGACCATGGTCACGTGCGGGATGCCGGCATCCATGAACTCCCCGGATATGGTGACATATCCTAACGATTCATAAAATTTCTCTGCCTGGGTCTGTGCATTCAATTTCGCTTTGTCGTACGCGTATTCACGCGTCACGGCTTCCATTTCTTCGATCATCTTTTTGCCGTATGAACGGCCGCGCTGATCTTTCATGACACAGATTCGCTCGAGCTTCCCATACCCGTTCACGAAGCGGAGTCTGGACGCGGCGACTGGTTCTCCGCTCTCATATCCGACGAAGTGAATCGCCGATTCTTCCAATTCGTCAATCTCCAATTCCTCCGGGACGTGCTGTTCCTCTACGAAAACCGTGCGCCTGACATAATAAGCATCCTGACGCTGGCTGTCTTTGGTGACTTTAACGATGTCCATCAAAGCA
This sequence is a window from Bacillus sp. SB49. Protein-coding genes within it:
- a CDS encoding DUF1360 domain-containing protein; this encodes MLSVFEFLLIGLASFRLTRLLVADYIFEWLRKPFMETKIVKNEEGIEEEWIEPKGFIGEGLSCQWCVGVWSSLLMLLFYMIVPYGEWLIWLLAVAGIQSMLYLWTDRL
- a CDS encoding MBL fold metallo-hydrolase, translated to MSFTAMNDHCFYWKGSVNIGYVNKGESGLLIDAGLDRSSIKKVLKEIRKRDLPLTHLFITHAHADHYGGASYVQEQYDVHTMAAPLEEAVLRYPQLEPLYLSGGNDPVPELNNKFLQGPPVRIDDVVGAGKFPIGEMEGEAFFLPGHSYHQLGIKVEGVLYAADSYFGIDTLHKHKIPYLTDAHAALESLRQLRDIPCEGSLPGHGEYETDHTAVIDANIAYHEGILHWLHRFIRGRDGVSQEEVITAMCSRYEVETKGLSQFLLYRTAVTAYLIGLKKAGLIEDRVEGNRWMFHSASHAENI
- a CDS encoding DUF421 domain-containing protein, whose protein sequence is MDYINITIETLFGFVALFIMTKVLGKSQITQITAFDFIAALVLGELVGNALYDPEVGVLDIGYAILLWSILIYTTEIITEKFKGTRKLLEGMPSLIIYKGKIDREQLKKNKLDLDQLQHLLRSKDVFSMKEVQYALLETDGTMSVLKASQFQNVTRDDMKLTPEEVPLPRTIISDGEIIWDNLMEAGFDEAWLERQLKAQNYNEPKEIMYAEYTDGDKQLYILSM
- a CDS encoding GNAT family N-acetyltransferase, with amino-acid sequence MDIVKVTKDSQRQDAYYVRRTVFVEEQHVPEELEIDELEESAIHFVGYESGEPVAASRLRFVNGYGKLERICVMKDQRGRSYGKKMIEEMEAVTREYAYDKAKLNAQTQAEKFYESLGYVTISGEFMDAGIPHVTMVKKLS